From Fusobacterium sp. DD2:
TTAATTAGAGGTGGAATATGGAAAAGTTAAGAGTAGAAGATTTTGAAATAGAAGAAAATGAATGGGGATATATTTGTTCAACTTATTTTGAGTTTTGGGAAGAAGAAATAGGAGTAACATTAGATTTAGACTACAATATAAAAGATGAAAAAGAACTTTCAGAAAAGGAAATTAGAGAAGTTATAGAAAAGAGTTTAAAAAATTTGAATCCTCTATTGAAAAAAGCTGAAAATAATAGAAATCAACTCATAGAACTTTTAAAAGAGAAAGATTATATAGAATTGGCAAATGAGTGGATAGCAGGAGCTGAAAAAGTGGAAGGAAAAGAGGGATATTATTTAATAGATGATGACGAGGTTCATATCCCTATTACAGAGGAAGATTTTGAAAAAAGTATTAGTTGTAGAGGAGGAATAGGAGCTACTATTGGTTTAGATGGAGAACTAGAGTTTATATCTATTTACTTAGTATTTGAACCAGATTATTTTGCTGGACATTGTATAGAATGTTATATAGAAGAGGACGGAAATTTTTCGCTTAACGGATTGGCAGGATAGGGAGATAAAATTTATTTAATTTTTGAAAAGTTGTAAGCTTTAGAAAAACTAATATTTAGAAAGACTTTAAGGAGAAATTTATGAAAAAAGAAGAACAGTAACCCCAATTTATAATTTTAAAGCTTATTAGATTTATGGA
This genomic window contains:
- a CDS encoding DUF2262 domain-containing protein translates to MEKLRVEDFEIEENEWGYICSTYFEFWEEEIGVTLDLDYNIKDEKELSEKEIREVIEKSLKNLNPLLKKAENNRNQLIELLKEKDYIELANEWIAGAEKVEGKEGYYLIDDDEVHIPITEEDFEKSISCRGGIGATIGLDGELEFISIYLVFEPDYFAGHCIECYIEEDGNFSLNGLAG